A stretch of the Nitratifractor salsuginis DSM 16511 genome encodes the following:
- a CDS encoding 4-hydroxy-3-methylbut-2-enyl diphosphate reductase, whose protein sequence is MKIKLASSYGFCYGVKRAIKIAEEHPGSATYGPLIHNKDEIDRLKSSFDIGLVESFGEAEQVDSIVIRTHGIPKNELKMLKAEGKEIINATCPYVTTPQQIVERMSREGYSIVVFGDRNHPEIKGVVSYAEDPRDAFVVLEESELESLPLKSKVAVVAQTTRKPADFLEIVNALVLRAKEVRVFNTICNATFENQDAAAELAKEADMMIVIGGKHSSNTKQLHSICKNYCEESYLIENENELDPAWFEGKELCGISAGASTPDWVVQNVIARIREIEEVTRALRSE, encoded by the coding sequence CTGTTACGGGGTCAAACGGGCCATCAAGATCGCCGAGGAACACCCCGGCAGCGCCACCTACGGTCCTCTGATCCATAACAAAGATGAGATCGACCGGCTCAAGAGCTCCTTCGACATCGGTCTGGTGGAGAGTTTCGGAGAGGCAGAGCAGGTCGACTCCATCGTCATCCGCACCCACGGGATCCCCAAGAACGAGCTCAAAATGCTCAAAGCCGAAGGCAAAGAGATCATCAATGCCACCTGTCCCTACGTCACGACCCCCCAGCAGATCGTCGAACGGATGAGTCGGGAAGGGTACAGCATCGTGGTATTCGGCGACCGCAACCATCCGGAGATCAAGGGGGTCGTCAGTTATGCGGAGGATCCGAGGGACGCCTTCGTCGTTCTGGAAGAGTCGGAGCTGGAAAGCCTCCCCCTCAAATCCAAGGTGGCCGTCGTAGCCCAGACCACCCGCAAACCGGCCGACTTTCTCGAGATCGTCAATGCCCTGGTGCTGCGGGCCAAGGAGGTGCGGGTCTTCAACACCATCTGCAACGCCACTTTCGAAAACCAGGATGCCGCGGCGGAGCTGGCCAAAGAGGCCGATATGATGATCGTTATCGGCGGGAAGCACTCTTCCAACACCAAACAGCTCCACTCCATCTGCAAAAATTATTGCGAAGAGAGTTATCTGATCGAAAATGAAAACGAGCTCGACCCCGCCTGGTTCGAAGGCAAAGAGCTCTGCGGGATCAGCGCCGGGGCTTCGACTCCCGACTGGGTCGTGCAGAACGTTATCGCTCGTATCCGGGAGATCGAAGAGGTTACGCGGGCCCTTCGATCCGAGTAG